In one window of Fictibacillus phosphorivorans DNA:
- a CDS encoding recombinase family protein, giving the protein MIFGYARVSTQDQNLDLQLDAFSKYGVEEVFQEKMSGGKKDRPQLEKMIEKLRKGDKVVVYKLDRISRSTKHLIELSDLFAEKQVNFISIQDQIDTATPMGRFFFRTMASIAELERDIIRDRTKAGLESARARGRKGGRPKKDNRQVEKAMKLYKTEQYTVKEIEEMTTVSKATLYRAIKKRKEMAILYN; this is encoded by the coding sequence ATGATTTTTGGTTATGCACGGGTTTCAACACAAGACCAAAATTTAGATTTACAGTTAGACGCTTTTTCAAAGTATGGAGTAGAAGAAGTGTTCCAAGAAAAAATGAGTGGTGGTAAAAAGGATAGACCACAGTTAGAGAAAATGATAGAAAAATTGCGGAAAGGTGATAAAGTTGTAGTCTATAAATTAGACCGTATAAGCAGAAGTACAAAACATCTTATTGAACTATCAGACTTATTCGCCGAGAAACAAGTTAACTTTATATCTATTCAAGACCAGATTGATACAGCAACACCAATGGGGAGATTCTTCTTTCGTACAATGGCAAGTATAGCAGAACTTGAGAGAGATATTATCAGGGACAGAACGAAAGCAGGGCTTGAATCAGCAAGAGCAAGAGGGCGTAAAGGTGGTAGACCAAAAAAGGATAATAGACAAGTAGAGAAGGCTATGAAACTTTATAAGACAGAACAGTATACCGTGAAAGAAATTGAAGAAATGACTACTGTTTCAAAAGCGACATTATATAGAGCCATAAAAAAAAGAAAAGAAATGGCTATTTTATATAATTGA
- a CDS encoding YndM family protein — translation MEQVKVIMMKFIVCLIAFWIGLDLFFDASISDIVSFAVTTTVITYIVADRILLPRIGKNNTLMAEFILAYMVVWIFGSILLNGYMQIAWGSVIAAGIITATEVFVHQYLLKHMPSKNRDRTGRQQRRFRPGFRYATEFAEEQDPRNKNREE, via the coding sequence ATGGAACAAGTAAAAGTCATTATGATGAAATTTATTGTGTGTCTAATCGCATTTTGGATCGGACTCGATCTCTTCTTTGACGCTTCGATCAGTGATATTGTTTCTTTTGCGGTTACGACGACTGTTATCACTTACATCGTAGCTGATCGAATCCTCTTACCTAGAATAGGAAAGAACAACACGTTGATGGCAGAGTTTATTCTAGCGTATATGGTGGTTTGGATTTTCGGATCGATCCTGTTGAATGGGTATATGCAGATTGCGTGGGGAAGTGTGATCGCAGCTGGTATTATCACCGCTACAGAAGTTTTTGTGCATCAATATTTATTAAAGCACATGCCTTCAAAAAATAGAGATAGAACTGGAAGGCAACAAAGAAGATTCAGACCAGGTTTCAGATATGCAACTGAATTTGCTGAAGAACAAGATCCAAGGAATAAAAATAGAGAAGAATAA